A region of the Sodalis ligni genome:
GCTTGGTTCACGCTTCGGTGATAAGGGCTTGGGTCGCCCTTATTGCTTTGCGGGCACGGGTCATCATACCGGGCCGTTTAAGGGCGCCGGTATGAATGTTATGGTTTATTGCAATTGCTTGGGCGGGATACCGGCGCGCTACTGCGGGCGGATATCAGCGATAAAGAAGCCTATCAGCGGCTACGGAAGACAATGCGGCCTTTGCTCAGGTCGTACGGGGTCAGCTCAACTGTGACTTTGTCGCCCGTCAGGATGCGGATATAATTTTTACGCATTTTACCGGAGATATGTGCGGTTACCACGTGCCCGTTTTCCAATTCCACGCGGAACATGGTGTTAGGCAATGTATCCAGTACCGTGCCTTGCATTTCAATATTGTCTTCTTTGGCCATCGAATCCTCTAGGTTTGAATACCATAGTTTTTAACCGGCAAGATAATGCCGAAAAACCCTCATTATGTAAAGAAGTGATGAAGAACAACGCGTCATTCACCGGAATCCGGTTCACTGTTTAAGGTGACGACAGAGAGGGTTTGTGGTTGCCAGCAATGAGGTGCCAGCGTTAAAGGTTGTAACTGACCCAGCAGGGCGAGATAGTCGCGTCGGGGAATATCCCTCGCGCCTAACGAGGCCGTATGTGAGTTCAATACCTGACAGTCTATCAGTTTTCCGCCCTGTTGACTAAAGAAACGGCAAAAAGTCAGCAGGGCAATCTTCGAGGCGTTATCCCGGCGGCTGAACATGGATTCGCCGCAAAATAACGCTCCCTGAGCCACGCCATACATGCCCCCCACCAGGGTATCGCCGTCCCAGACTTCGATGGAGTGCGCCTGGCCGAGCAAGTGCAGCCGCTGATAGGCGATTTCCACTTCCGGACCGATCCAGGTGCCTTCCTGGCCTCGTTCGGCGCAGGACGCCATGACTTCGCCAAAAGCATGATTAAGAGTGATACGGTAGGGGCAGCGCTTCATGATGCGCCTGAGGCTACGGCTGACATGGAACTCTTCGGGGAACAGCACCGCGCGGGGGTCCGGCGACCACCATAATATGACGTCTCCAGGGGAATACCAGGGGAAAATCCCCTGTTGATAAGCGATGAGCAAACGTTCCGGGGATAAATCGCCGCCAAACGCCAGCAGCCCGTTGGGTTCATGCAGCGCTGATGTCGGGGCGGGAAACTGTAATGAATTGGGAGACAGCCGGTATAATCGCATATTACTTCTCGTCATATTCACCTATGCCGGTCAACAGGGCTACCGGGCAATTGTTTGCTGTGCCGCTGATTCGATTATACCCTTCATCTTTCAAGTTGCCGCCTTGCTGTAACTCGAAAGCTATTCGGTATAGACCTCTTCCGGGCGATGATAATGGTAATAGCGGCCCCTGCTTTCCATTAATTCCCCATGAGTGCCTTGTTCAGTAAAATTACCCTGGTCCATCACATAAATCCTGTCCATCAGCTCCAGGCCCTGCAGCCGGTGCGTGATGATAACCAGCGTTTTTTGCCGTCCCAGTTGCTGCAATAATGCCAGAATATGCCGCTCGGTGGCGGCGTCAAGCCCTTCCGTGGGTTCATCCAGCAGCAGCAGCGGCGCATCGTGGAGCAGCGCGCGGGCAATGCCGAGCCGGCGTTGCTCACCACCGGACAGTTGACGTCCGCCTTCGCCCAGCCAGGCATCCAGGCCCTCGGACCCCAGCAGCTTTTCCAGCCCCATGTGTTCCAGCATGGTCCTAAGCTTTGTGTCGTCCGCCGCGGGGGCGCCCAGCAGCAGGTTATCCCGCAGGGTGGCGCTGAAGACATGCACCCGCTGCGGCACCACCGCCATCATGGATCGCAGGGCCGGTTCGCTCCATTGCGAAAGTCCCTGTCCGTTCAGCCGAATTTCACCGGCCTGCGGATCCCAGGCACGGGTGAACAATTGCAGCAGCGTGGATTTGCCGCTGCCGGTATGGCCCAGTATGGCCACGTGTTCCCCGTGGGCGATGTGCAGCGACAGCCCGTTGAGGGCCGGTTGCTTTTGCCCGGGATAGGTGAAGCGGATATTGTCCGCCGACAGGGCGGCGCTGTCCGCAGCCTGCGGTCCGTCCGCGGGGAAAGTCACCGCCGGCTCGCGGCGGATGATATCGGTAATGCGCACGGCGGAAGCCATCACCTGACCGAGGTGCTGGAAGGCGCCGGCAACCGGGCCGAGGGCTTCAAAGGACGCAAGGGTGGTAAAGACTACCAGCGCAATCCATGCCCCGCCGACGTCGTCGGCCGCCAGCCACAGCAGCAGGGTAACCGCCAGTCCGGTAAGCAGGATAAGCAGGGCCTGGGACAGGGCGGCCAGCCCGGCCTGCCGCTGTTGCCGCCGCTGCCAATGACGTTCTGTTTCATCCAGCTGACGACGGTAGTCCCGGCGGCGCCGTAGACGGTGAGCTCGGCATTGCCTTGCAGCCAGGTGACCAGATGCAGCCGGTACGCCGCGCGCAGGCGGGTTAAGTCCCGGCCGATGGATTTACCTGCGTGATAGAACAGCGGCGGGAACACAACGAGCACCGCCAGCATCATAGCGCCCAGCGTCAACGCCAGCCTGACGTCCAGGGCGCATAAACCGAGGGTGACCACCAGGGAAACCACCAGCGCGCTCAGCAGCGGCGACAGCACACGCAAATACAGGTGATCGAGAGTATCCACGTCCGCCACCAGACGATTGAGCAATTCGGCCTGGCGGAAACCGGCAATCACGCCGGGGGAAAGGGGCAGGATTTTGGTAAAAATATCGATTCGCAGCTGCTGCAGCACGCGGAAGGTGGCGTCATGGCTTACCACCCGCTCCGCCCAGCGTCCCGCCGTGCGGGTGATTGCCGCGCCGCGGACGCCCGCCGCCGGCAGCATGTAATTGAACGTATATAACCCCGCCGTTCCCGCCAGGGCCGAGCCGGCCAGGAACCAGCCCGACAGGCTCAATAAGCCGATGCTGGCCAGCAGGGTGACGATGGCCAGCAGCATCCCCAAGGCAATGCGGCCGCCGTGACGGCGATATAACGCTAAAAAGGGCAGTAATACGCGCATAATCAGCATCCTCCGAGGCGATGGGCCAGCAGGCTGGCAAACGGACCGGGTTGGGCCGCCAACCCGCTGTAGCGCCCCTGCTGAAGGATTTGGCCGTTGCCCATCACCCAGATGGCATCGAACTCGCGGATATCCGCCAACTGATGGGTTACCATAACCGTGGTCTGCCGGCGGGTTGCGCTGTCCAACGCCTGCATCACCAATGCTTCGCTATGGGCATCCAGGCTGGCGGTGGGTTCGTCCAGCAACAGCAGTGCCGGCGTGCGCAACATGGCCCGCGCCAGGGCGACCCGCTGCGCTTGTCCCATTGACAGCTGCGCGGCGTTTTCCCCCACCGCGCTATGGATTCCCCGAGGCAGCAGCGGCAGGAATTCCCGCACATAGGCAGCGTCCACCGCCCGTTCCAGCTCCTCGCCGCTCGCGTCGGGCTTGCCGAGCAGGATATTGTCCCGCACGCTGTCGGCAGGCAAAAAAGGACTTTGGCTTACCCAGCCGATTTGCCTGCGCCAGTGCTGGGGCGATACGTCCCGTAGCTCATGGCCGTTCAGGCGCAATGAGCCCTCATAGGGCAGGAACCCCAACAAGACGTTCAATAGCGAGCTTTTACCGGCGCCGCTCTCCCCGACAATGGCCACCCGCCGGCCGGCCTCGAGGGTGAAATCCAGCGGACCGGCCAGCCGGCTGCCGTCCGGCGCCAGGATAACCAGCTGCTCCGCGGACAAGGTCAGGGAACCAAAGTCCGGCTCCAGTTCACCGCCCCCCTGTGCGCGGGTGTCGGACTGCAAAAAAGTGACCAGTGATTCCGCCGCGCCCACCGCCTGCGCCTTGGCATGATAAAACGTCCCCAGATCCCGCAGCGGCTGAAAAAATTCCGGCGCCAGGATCAGCACCAGGAAACCGGCAAACAGCGTAACGCCGGCGCCGTAGCTGCCGAAGTGCAGTTCCCCCAGGTAGGAGAAACCGAAATAAACCGCCACCACCGCGATGGAGATGGAGGCGAAAAACTCCAGCACGCCGGAGGAGAGGAACGCCAGGCGCAGCACTTCCATGGTGCGCAGGCGAAAATCGTCGCTGGCGCGGCTGATATGAGCCGTTTCCGCCTGCGCCCGGTTGAACAGCCTCAGCGTATCCAGCCCCCGCAGGCGATCAAGGAAATAGCCGCTCAGCCGGGTCAGCGCCACAAAGTTGCGCCGGTTGGCGTCGGCGGCGCCCATACCCACCAGGGCCATAAACAGCGGGATCAACGGCGCGGTGCAAAACAGGATCAGCGCCGCCGTCCAGTTGATGGGGAATAAAACCGCCAAAATCAGCAACGGCACCAGCCCGGCCAGGTACATCTGCGGCAGGTAGCGGGCGTAGTAATCCTGCATATCCTCGATCTGCTCCAGCAGCAGGCTGCTCCAGCTCCCGGCGGGTTTACCCTGTATCCAGGCCGGCCCCAGCAGCTCCAGGCGATCGAGCACCTGGCGGCGTATTTCCCGCCGCAGGATGCGGCCGGCGATAAAACCGGCGCGCTCCCGCAGCAGACCGATGACCGCCCGCAGGACAAACAGGGCGGCCAGGGCGAAAAATTCGTTGAGCAGGCCGGCGCGCGGCTGATGGTCCACGATCAGCGCCTGCAGAAGACGGGCCAGCACCCAGGCCTGGGCGACGATAACCACCCCGCTGAACAGGCCCAGCAGCAGCGAGAGGCGGAGCCAGCGCTTCACCAGCGCACTTTGCGATTTGAGCCAACGGACCAGCACGTATTGTCGGGTTTTATTCATTGGAAAACGATTTCAGCCGCTGTGGTATGCATTTAAGGCAAAAATCCCGCGTAGGGACGCGAAAGGCCGGGGCGGCTTTAGGCTACCCCGGCGAGACGACATATTACCCGGTTGGCGGTAAGGAGAAAATAAGAAGCGGCAATTTAGAGATGGATAGACCCGCATGCTCTCCCGCCACAGCGTTGGCGTTGGCGTTGGCGGGAGGTTGCCGTTAACGATCGTTGACCGCCGCCAGACCGTCCAGGTAGCGCTCGGCGTCCAGGGCCGCCATACAGCCGGTGCCGGCGGAGGTGATGGCCTGGCGGTAGATATGATCCATCACATCGCCGGCGGCGAACACGCCCGGGATGCTGGTCTGGGTTGCGTTGCCGTGAATACCCGACTGCACGCGGATATAGCCGTTCTCCAGCGCCAGCTGGTCACCGAAAATCGCGGTATTGGGGCTATGGC
Encoded here:
- the infA gene encoding translation initiation factor IF-1; this translates as MAKEDNIEMQGTVLDTLPNTMFRVELENGHVVTAHISGKMRKNYIRILTGDKVTVELTPYDLSKGRIVFRSR
- the aat gene encoding leucyl/phenylalanyl-tRNA--protein transferase — protein: MRLYRLSPNSLQFPAPTSALHEPNGLLAFGGDLSPERLLIAYQQGIFPWYSPGDVILWWSPDPRAVLFPEEFHVSRSLRRIMKRCPYRITLNHAFGEVMASCAERGQEGTWIGPEVEIAYQRLHLLGQAHSIEVWDGDTLVGGMYGVAQGALFCGESMFSRRDNASKIALLTFCRFFSQQGGKLIDCQVLNSHTASLGARDIPRRDYLALLGQLQPLTLAPHCWQPQTLSVVTLNSEPDSGE
- the cydD gene encoding heme ABC transporter permease/ATP-binding protein CydD — protein: MNKTRQYVLVRWLKSQSALVKRWLRLSLLLGLFSGVVIVAQAWVLARLLQALIVDHQPRAGLLNEFFALAALFVLRAVIGLLRERAGFIAGRILRREIRRQVLDRLELLGPAWIQGKPAGSWSSLLLEQIEDMQDYYARYLPQMYLAGLVPLLILAVLFPINWTAALILFCTAPLIPLFMALVGMGAADANRRNFVALTRLSGYFLDRLRGLDTLRLFNRAQAETAHISRASDDFRLRTMEVLRLAFLSSGVLEFFASISIAVVAVYFGFSYLGELHFGSYGAGVTLFAGFLVLILAPEFFQPLRDLGTFYHAKAQAVGAAESLVTFLQSDTRAQGGGELEPDFGSLTLSAEQLVILAPDGSRLAGPLDFTLEAGRRVAIVGESGAGKSSLLNVLLGFLPYEGSLRLNGHELRDVSPQHWRRQIGWVSQSPFLPADSVRDNILLGKPDASGEELERAVDAAYVREFLPLLPRGIHSAVGENAAQLSMGQAQRVALARAMLRTPALLLLDEPTASLDAHSEALVMQALDSATRRQTTVMVTHQLADIREFDAIWVMGNGQILQQGRYSGLAAQPGPFASLLAHRLGGC